A window from Cryptomeria japonica chromosome 1, Sugi_1.0, whole genome shotgun sequence encodes these proteins:
- the LOC131857519 gene encoding uncharacterized protein LOC131857519 yields MASRGYKNFPSREDGSSSSDKFENLEENPFYGLNAKDNNDGHDEILTEEDKQLGEIILKLVYLNGDEAKTVRAFSRQPDWVLQRLEIQRDEIKTPRSGVIENKSKDEGSRATTKYSPPHMRKMEQPFRTFDNPLLNGSRRWGDVHKDQNEERNRNNQDNGGRNGNEENDGGWNNTNKGRNNNNSNGGNHGNNNNINGGGNNWNNGNYGRNGGFSRGNINNQSNNQGGRRPMSIERYRQLDFTSIVGYPNQITKDLRSTIPKFSGNGIDSAKQHAVNVKNIIEEFEVPHEDIFMKLFVQSLIEDVGEWYRILPDGCINSWEEFVTLFLEEFGDHNDHSFASH; encoded by the exons ATGGCATCCCGGGGTTATAAAAATTTTCCTAGCAGAGAGGATGGTTCTTCATCTAgtgataagtttgaaaatctggAGGAAAATCCATTTTATGgcttaaatgcaaaagataataatgaTGGCCATGATGAAATCTTGACTGAGGAGGACAAGCAATTGGGTGAAATCATACTTAAACTAGTATACTTGAATGGAGATGAAGCCAAAACAGTAAGAGCTTTTAGCAGACAACCAGATTGGGTATTGCAAAGATTAGAAATACAAAGGGATGAAATTAAAACCCCTAGATCAGGAGTGATAGAAAACAAAAGTAAAGATGAGGGAagtagggcaacaacaaaatatagtccccctcatatgagaaaaaTGGAGCAACCTTTTAGAACCTTTGATAACCCATTATTAAATGGAAGCAGGAGATGGGGGGATGTACATAAGGATCAAAATGAAGAAAGGAATAGAAACAACCaagataatggaggaagaaatggaaatgaggAGAATGATGGAGGTTGGAATAACACAAACAAAG GTAGAAACAACAATAATAGCAATGGAGGTAATCATGGAAATAACAATAATATTAATGGTGGTGGAAACAATtggaacaatggtaattatggcagAAATGGTGGATTCAGCAGAGGAAATATTAACAATCAAAGCAACAATCAGGGTGGTAGACGACCTATGAGCATTGAAAGATATAGGCAATTGGATTTCACtagcattgttggttatccaaatcaaaTCACTAAAGATTTAAGATCAACAATCCccaaattctcaggaaatggaattgattcagCAAAACAACATGCAGTTAATgtgaaaaatatcattgaagaatttgaggtaCCTCATGAGGACatattcatgaaattgtttgttcaatccttGATAGAAGATGTAGGAGAATGGTATAGAATCCTTCCTGATGGATGTATCAATAGTTGGGAGGAATTTGTAACactattcttggaagaatttggagatcataatgatcattCATTTGCTTCCCATtaa